One genomic region from Streptomyces sp. NBC_00457 encodes:
- a CDS encoding YcaO-like family protein translates to MTALPLETLVDPVCGIVRAVKPVEHPEGAPPRYTALTAEIADARRLGLWPADRVSLGTTFGDPEGARTAAIAEGIERYCGNRVPPPGHPAAPLRATATDLAEKGLRLYGPDELPTYADWQYAREKFPYRPLTADTPSLWTRGTERLPGGGTAEVWAPVALTHLNWRQGDLRSLPRTHHLNYAGIATGQGLDDAVERGLLEIVERDALELWWHLDGPTRGIDPASVPGLADDLAGSALDVHLVEMPSEFAPCMAALVHDPRLGLYAAGFACKYDPSEAARKAVLEAVHTWVFTQGLVDPDGWVFQAVEAGLLARGLYLDHRADGRYLEVCGEQFEHVRDLGAHVQVWLDERMAPEARRFTDPAHGTVSIDAVEPGSRDRLECALHEGGHRVMTFDLTTEDVAETSLRVARVLVSGLIPNAPAAFGYFGSSRLADAAVARGWRTTAPSGPEDFTLAPPPHM, encoded by the coding sequence ATGACGGCGCTGCCGCTGGAAACTCTCGTCGACCCCGTCTGCGGCATCGTCCGCGCGGTCAAGCCCGTGGAGCACCCTGAGGGCGCACCGCCCCGCTACACCGCGCTCACCGCGGAGATCGCCGACGCCCGGCGGCTCGGTCTGTGGCCCGCCGACCGGGTGTCGCTCGGCACCACCTTCGGCGACCCCGAGGGCGCCCGAACAGCCGCCATAGCGGAGGGGATCGAGCGGTACTGCGGCAACCGGGTGCCGCCGCCCGGCCACCCCGCCGCCCCGCTGCGCGCCACGGCCACCGACCTGGCCGAGAAGGGCCTGCGGCTGTACGGGCCGGACGAGCTGCCGACGTACGCCGACTGGCAGTACGCCCGGGAGAAGTTCCCCTACCGCCCCCTCACCGCCGACACGCCGTCCCTGTGGACGCGCGGCACGGAACGGCTGCCCGGCGGCGGCACCGCCGAGGTCTGGGCGCCCGTCGCGCTCACGCACCTCAACTGGCGCCAGGGCGACCTGCGTTCGCTGCCGCGCACCCACCACCTCAACTACGCCGGGATCGCCACCGGGCAGGGTCTCGACGACGCCGTGGAACGCGGCCTGCTGGAGATCGTCGAACGCGACGCGCTCGAACTGTGGTGGCACCTGGACGGCCCGACCCGCGGCATCGACCCGGCGAGCGTGCCCGGCCTCGCCGACGACCTCGCCGGATCCGCGCTCGACGTCCATCTCGTCGAGATGCCCTCGGAGTTCGCTCCCTGTATGGCCGCGCTCGTCCACGACCCCCGGCTCGGTCTGTACGCCGCCGGGTTCGCCTGCAAGTACGACCCGTCCGAGGCCGCCCGCAAGGCCGTACTGGAGGCCGTCCACACCTGGGTCTTCACACAGGGGCTCGTCGATCCCGACGGCTGGGTGTTCCAGGCCGTCGAGGCAGGGCTGCTCGCCCGCGGACTGTATCTGGACCACCGTGCCGACGGCCGCTATCTCGAAGTGTGCGGCGAACAGTTCGAGCACGTACGGGACTTGGGCGCGCACGTCCAGGTGTGGCTGGACGAGCGGATGGCGCCCGAGGCCCGGCGGTTCACCGACCCGGCGCACGGGACCGTCTCCATCGACGCGGTCGAGCCCGGCAGCCGGGACCGGCTGGAATGTGCCCTCCACGAGGGCGGCCACCGCGTCATGACGTTCGACCTCACCACCGAGGACGTGGCCGAGACGTCCCTGCGCGTCGCCCGGGTCCTCGTCTCCGGTCTGATCCCCAACGCCCCAGCGGCTTTTGGGTACTTCGGCTCCTCGCGCCTCGCCGACGCCGCCGTCGCCCGTGGCTGGCGTACGACCGCGCCGAGCGGGCCGGAGGACTTCACGCTGGCTCCTCCGCCCCACATGTGA
- a CDS encoding CocE/NonD family hydrolase: protein MTPFTVAVEGLATDVRLPDGDGPFPAVLIRTPYDRGRHRAELRGWAHRGFAALVQDVRGRHASPGEWHPYENEAADGAATVHWIRGQPWSNGQVVAVGASYAAHCALALALDAPTDARPDAVIAAVPALGPAETAREPSGVERLLARAGWWAAHGDRPDSDESALGKALAADPGLLTHLPLTGLPERLGRSLPSWPGLWRHRERGRLVSAAGRAGMPLLAVGGHHDHFTDDTVALWRRWGGPSARLLLGPWGHGLVAEPGPDAEAAHRVSLGELYVRWARRALAGDLGPGHRGAVGLGGSLLWMPADIEGEPRTQNVRLLHGSSFTADPERPVSSEDLAVTTDGHPDRCLLVTPPLPRPLDVVGPVEVRLRATAHTPSADWAVRLVAITSAGVAQRLAVGIVRRDEPPGKDAEFTVGLGRIARRLAAGTRLRLEIAGHHFPAHARNPHTGDAPVTATRLLPSRREVDAGSVALRLSVLRSRPTPTDPAQEILR from the coding sequence ATGACGCCGTTCACCGTGGCCGTCGAAGGGCTCGCCACCGACGTCCGTCTCCCGGACGGCGACGGCCCCTTCCCGGCCGTCCTCATCCGCACGCCCTACGACCGCGGACGGCACCGGGCCGAGCTGCGCGGCTGGGCCCACCGCGGGTTCGCCGCACTGGTCCAGGACGTACGGGGCCGGCACGCGTCGCCGGGGGAGTGGCACCCGTACGAGAACGAGGCCGCCGACGGAGCGGCGACCGTCCACTGGATTCGCGGGCAGCCATGGAGCAACGGGCAGGTGGTCGCCGTCGGCGCCTCCTACGCCGCCCACTGCGCCCTGGCCCTCGCGCTCGACGCGCCCACGGACGCCCGGCCCGACGCCGTCATCGCCGCCGTGCCCGCGCTGGGCCCCGCCGAGACGGCGCGCGAACCCTCGGGCGTGGAACGGCTGCTGGCCCGCGCCGGGTGGTGGGCGGCGCACGGCGACCGGCCGGACTCCGACGAGAGCGCCCTGGGCAAGGCACTCGCCGCGGACCCCGGTCTGCTCACCCATCTGCCGCTGACCGGCCTCCCCGAGCGGCTCGGCCGGAGCCTGCCCTCCTGGCCAGGCCTGTGGCGCCACCGCGAACGTGGCCGGCTCGTCTCGGCGGCCGGGCGCGCCGGGATGCCTCTGCTCGCGGTGGGCGGCCACCACGACCACTTCACCGACGACACCGTCGCGCTGTGGCGCCGCTGGGGCGGTCCGTCGGCGCGGCTGCTGCTGGGCCCCTGGGGGCACGGTCTCGTCGCCGAGCCCGGCCCCGACGCCGAGGCCGCGCACCGGGTGAGCCTCGGCGAGCTCTACGTACGCTGGGCCCGCCGCGCCCTCGCCGGGGACCTCGGCCCCGGGCACCGTGGCGCGGTGGGCCTGGGCGGCAGCCTCCTGTGGATGCCCGCCGACATCGAAGGAGAGCCGCGCACGCAGAACGTACGGCTGCTGCACGGCTCCTCCTTCACGGCCGATCCGGAACGTCCCGTGTCCTCCGAGGACTTGGCCGTCACCACGGACGGTCACCCCGACCGCTGTCTGCTGGTCACCCCGCCACTGCCGCGCCCGCTGGACGTGGTCGGCCCCGTGGAGGTGCGGCTGCGGGCCACCGCACACACTCCGTCCGCCGACTGGGCCGTCCGACTCGTCGCCATCACGTCGGCAGGAGTGGCCCAGCGGCTCGCCGTCGGCATCGTCCGACGCGACGAACCACCAGGAAAGGACGCCGAGTTCACCGTAGGACTCGGCCGGATCGCGCGGCGACTGGCCGCGGGTACCCGGCTCCGCCTGGAGATCGCCGGCCACCACTTCCCGGCCCACGCCCGCAACCCCCACACCGGCGACGCCCCGGTCACGGCCACCCGGCTGCTGCCCTCCCGGCGTGAAGTCGACGCCGGGAGCGTGGCGCTCCGGCTGTCCGTGCTCCGGTCCCGTCCCACCCCCACCGATCCCGCACAGGAGATCCTGCGATGA
- the amiA gene encoding streptamidine family RiPP → MDNEQIFTPIADQGQLAHASASHSNALVENPFEDTEE, encoded by the coding sequence ATGGACAACGAGCAGATCTTCACCCCGATCGCCGACCAGGGTCAGCTGGCCCACGCCTCGGCCTCCCACTCCAACGCGCTCGTCGAGAACCCCTTCGAGGACACCGAGGAGTAA
- a CDS encoding ABC transporter ATP-binding protein, whose protein sequence is MTESVGIRVEGVHFGYPGQPVLRGVDMTVEPGELTALIGLNGCGKSTLLRLAAGLLRPDQGRVLLGGDDLARLSRRATARRVALLHQSAPAVPGMTVRHLVRQGRYAARGPLGMLREGDDAVVRRALRDVGVEQWAERDVDALSGGERQRVRLAMALAQDTRVLLLDEPTTYLDLHHQLDVLQTVVRLREERGLTVVMVLHDLAHAARFAERIVALRDGRVVADGTPKEVVTPGLLADVLRVAGRVGRDPEGGWPVCYPDHPLPALEYENHIH, encoded by the coding sequence ATGACCGAGTCCGTGGGGATCCGCGTCGAGGGGGTCCACTTCGGCTACCCCGGACAACCCGTGTTGCGGGGCGTCGACATGACCGTCGAGCCGGGTGAGCTGACCGCTCTCATCGGCCTCAACGGCTGCGGCAAGTCGACCCTGTTGCGGCTGGCCGCCGGGCTGCTGCGGCCGGACCAGGGGCGCGTGCTGCTCGGCGGGGACGACCTCGCCCGGCTGTCCCGGCGCGCCACCGCCCGACGGGTCGCGCTGCTGCACCAGTCGGCCCCGGCCGTGCCCGGTATGACAGTGCGTCACCTCGTGCGGCAGGGGAGATACGCGGCGCGCGGCCCGCTCGGCATGCTGCGCGAGGGCGACGACGCCGTCGTACGCCGTGCACTGCGCGACGTCGGCGTGGAGCAGTGGGCCGAGCGGGACGTCGATGCCCTGTCCGGGGGAGAGCGGCAGCGGGTCCGGCTCGCGATGGCGCTCGCCCAGGACACCCGCGTCCTGCTGCTGGACGAGCCGACCACCTATCTGGACCTGCACCACCAGCTCGACGTGTTGCAGACGGTGGTCCGTCTGCGCGAGGAACGGGGTCTCACCGTCGTGATGGTGCTGCACGACCTGGCCCACGCCGCCCGGTTCGCCGAGCGGATCGTCGCGCTGCGCGACGGCCGCGTGGTGGCCGACGGGACGCCCAAGGAGGTGGTCACGCCAGGGCTGCTTGCGGACGTTCTCCGGGTGGCCGGCCGGGTCGGCCGGGACCCCGAAGGGGGCTGGCCCGTGTGTTACCCAGATCACCCTCTCCCAGCACTAGAATATGAAAATCATATTCATTAG
- a CDS encoding FecCD family ABC transporter permease: MSRRFAVLAALVVVCACVELVAGRGMSPSVVWDVLGGGGDRTERHILLQLRLPRLLVALGAGACLGVAGLVLQSALRNPLAGPEVTGVTPGAVLGAVTATSLGLAGWESPLAVVVAACVGGCAGAALLWLLAGRGRSDPAQTAVHGVLVSAVLGGLTAMVLLVDPGELGSVVQWLVGTTEGRVWQNWHLLWPWALAWGVAAWLLTGPLTLLRCGDELALAAGLSVRRARTLALLCAVALTAGAVAAVGALGFVGLLVPHLAVAVFGADLRVTLPGAALVGAVVVCGADALAQLSSRLLAAALDSGRLTLPVGALTACLGAALLLVVVRRAPSRTF, encoded by the coding sequence GTGAGCCGGCGCTTCGCGGTGCTCGCCGCACTCGTCGTCGTATGCGCCTGCGTGGAGCTGGTGGCCGGGCGGGGCATGTCCCCGTCCGTGGTCTGGGACGTCCTGGGCGGGGGCGGCGACAGGACGGAACGGCACATCCTGCTCCAACTCCGGCTGCCCCGTCTCCTGGTGGCCCTCGGTGCGGGGGCGTGCCTCGGCGTGGCGGGTCTGGTCCTGCAGTCGGCGCTGCGCAACCCGCTGGCCGGGCCCGAGGTGACGGGTGTGACTCCGGGTGCGGTGCTCGGGGCCGTCACCGCGACCAGCCTGGGACTCGCGGGGTGGGAATCGCCTCTCGCGGTGGTCGTCGCCGCGTGTGTGGGCGGCTGCGCCGGTGCGGCGCTGCTGTGGCTGCTCGCCGGGCGCGGCCGCAGCGATCCCGCGCAGACCGCCGTGCACGGGGTGCTGGTGTCGGCGGTGCTCGGCGGGCTCACGGCCATGGTGCTGCTCGTCGATCCGGGCGAGCTCGGCAGCGTCGTGCAGTGGCTCGTCGGCACGACGGAGGGCCGGGTGTGGCAGAACTGGCATCTGCTGTGGCCGTGGGCGCTGGCCTGGGGCGTGGCGGCGTGGCTGCTGACCGGGCCGCTGACCCTGCTGCGCTGCGGGGACGAACTCGCCCTCGCCGCAGGGCTCTCCGTGCGGCGGGCCCGGACCCTCGCCCTGCTGTGCGCGGTGGCGCTGACGGCGGGTGCGGTGGCCGCCGTAGGGGCGCTGGGGTTCGTCGGGCTGCTCGTACCGCACCTCGCCGTGGCCGTCTTCGGGGCCGACCTGCGGGTGACGCTGCCCGGCGCCGCCCTGGTAGGCGCGGTGGTGGTGTGCGGGGCGGACGCGCTGGCACAGCTGTCCTCGCGGCTGCTGGCGGCCGCTCTGGACTCCGGTCGGCTCACGCTGCCGGTCGGGGCCCTCACCGCCTGCCTCGGGGCCGCGCTGCTGCTGGTCGTCGTACGCCGCGCGCCGAGCCGTACGTTCTGA
- a CDS encoding FecCD family ABC transporter permease, producing MVAASACALTLGTPYVPLHRLPAAVLDADSTLAGIVVTELRVPRLVLALVAGACLGAAGLVLQEALRNPLAVPEMLGVSSGAALGVAAPLVLAVSLPAAVQPLLAIGGAGLGGGLTLLAAGLGRSPSAVLLTGAAVAAALQAALLVLMVMADQLDLQLIYRYLLGSLSARTWDDVTGLWPWLLVAVPALVLCAPVLSVLRLGDEDAEALGVRAQRARLAALAIAVVLIAPVTAVCGPVAWVGFLAPHLARWFNPAAGAVRWLPWSAAWGAVVVAVADVPARLALAPVETPVGAWTALLGVPAGVALLRSADHRPAARRGVAGAAVVGSAPQGAEAVPSGPSGVSADHHEKETR from the coding sequence TTGGTCGCCGCGTCGGCCTGTGCGCTGACCCTGGGCACGCCCTACGTCCCGCTGCACCGGCTGCCCGCTGCGGTGCTGGACGCGGACAGCACGCTCGCCGGGATCGTCGTCACCGAACTCCGGGTGCCCCGGCTGGTGCTGGCGCTCGTCGCCGGTGCCTGTCTGGGTGCGGCGGGGCTCGTGCTCCAGGAGGCGCTGCGCAACCCTCTGGCGGTCCCCGAGATGCTGGGTGTGTCGTCCGGGGCCGCGCTCGGGGTGGCCGCGCCGCTGGTGCTGGCCGTGTCCCTCCCCGCCGCCGTCCAGCCCCTGCTCGCCATCGGCGGGGCCGGGCTCGGCGGCGGACTCACGCTGCTGGCCGCCGGGTTGGGGCGCAGTCCGTCCGCCGTACTGCTGACCGGCGCCGCGGTCGCCGCCGCGTTGCAGGCCGCGCTGCTCGTGCTGATGGTGATGGCCGACCAGCTCGACCTCCAGCTGATCTACCGCTATCTGCTCGGTTCGCTCTCCGCCCGTACCTGGGACGACGTCACCGGGCTGTGGCCGTGGCTGCTCGTCGCGGTGCCCGCGCTCGTACTGTGCGCGCCGGTGCTGTCCGTGTTGCGACTGGGGGACGAGGACGCCGAGGCGCTGGGGGTGCGCGCCCAGCGGGCACGGCTGGCCGCGCTGGCCATCGCCGTCGTCCTGATCGCGCCCGTGACGGCCGTGTGCGGGCCGGTGGCCTGGGTCGGGTTCCTCGCTCCGCATCTGGCGCGGTGGTTCAACCCCGCAGCCGGTGCCGTGCGTTGGCTGCCTTGGTCTGCCGCGTGGGGCGCTGTCGTCGTAGCCGTCGCCGACGTACCGGCCCGGCTGGCGCTGGCGCCCGTGGAGACACCGGTCGGTGCCTGGACGGCTCTGCTCGGCGTGCCCGCCGGGGTCGCCCTGCTCCGGTCGGCCGACCACAGGCCGGCGGCCCGGCGCGGGGTGGCGGGCGCGGCTGTTGTGGGCTCGGCGCCGCAGGGTGCCGAAGCGGTGCCCTCAGGCCCTTCCGGAGTTTCCGCCGACCACCATGAGAAGGAGACCCGGTGA
- a CDS encoding ABC transporter substrate-binding protein, protein MLRSPSRFVRSWITAALVGSVLAGCGSSTEPASEKAAAAGPKTDVTVEPIKATRELTDTGGVKLSLKEEPKSIVCLFALCDDILTELGIVPTATNSVLLAQPGFLGEEKAKEADVIPGGFIAPEVEAILSHKPDLVIGLEDTHGKLAPALKGATTFWPMQPETWEDSVGYLRDVAALTGRTAEGEKAEKTFRTKLAEAEKTRSDKTALIIYGSDENFGVATPETDVGASLFPKLADYPWKSRGVEGSYSLEEILAADVDVLFVETMSFGEADGKLSEKLAKNPLWSKIPAVRNGDVHEVNSEVWAKGRGTRSLGIILDEATAALR, encoded by the coding sequence ATGCTGCGCTCACCGTCACGATTCGTCCGAAGCTGGATCACCGCAGCCCTGGTGGGTTCGGTGCTGGCCGGGTGCGGCTCGTCCACCGAACCGGCGAGCGAGAAGGCCGCCGCGGCCGGCCCGAAGACCGATGTCACCGTCGAACCCATCAAGGCGACGCGGGAGTTGACCGACACGGGCGGTGTGAAGCTCTCCCTCAAGGAGGAGCCCAAGAGCATCGTCTGCCTGTTCGCGCTCTGCGACGACATCCTGACCGAGTTGGGTATCGTCCCCACAGCCACGAACAGCGTGCTCCTTGCCCAACCCGGCTTCCTGGGGGAGGAGAAGGCGAAGGAGGCCGACGTCATCCCCGGCGGCTTCATCGCGCCCGAGGTGGAGGCGATCCTCTCCCACAAGCCCGATCTCGTGATCGGCCTCGAGGACACCCACGGCAAGCTGGCCCCGGCCCTGAAGGGCGCCACCACCTTCTGGCCCATGCAGCCCGAGACGTGGGAGGACAGCGTGGGCTACCTGCGTGATGTCGCCGCGCTCACCGGCCGCACCGCCGAGGGCGAGAAGGCCGAGAAGACCTTCCGCACCAAGCTCGCCGAGGCCGAGAAGACCAGGAGCGACAAGACCGCGCTCATCATCTACGGCAGCGACGAGAACTTCGGCGTCGCCACCCCCGAGACGGACGTGGGCGCCAGCCTGTTCCCGAAGCTGGCCGACTATCCCTGGAAGTCCCGCGGCGTGGAGGGGAGTTACAGCCTCGAGGAGATCCTCGCGGCGGACGTGGACGTGCTGTTCGTCGAGACGATGAGCTTCGGCGAGGCGGACGGCAAGCTGTCGGAGAAGCTGGCGAAGAACCCTCTGTGGAGCAAGATCCCGGCTGTCAGGAACGGGGACGTCCACGAGGTGAACTCCGAGGTTTGGGCCAAGGGACGCGGTACCCGATCGCTGGGCATCATCCTCGATGAGGCCACGGCCGCGCTGCGGTGA
- a CDS encoding bleomycin resistance protein: protein MTEKTIPILPCRTLQPVLDFYTALGFEVTFQQKSPNPYAVVERGGIELQFFGMKQYEPAESFSTCYVLTDDVDGLHAAFRTGLKAAYGRIPTRGLPRIGPLKDMSYGVRQFLMTDPGGNCIRIGQPTSEDQHHRPAPEETFARALHHASLFAHSKDDLAGAAKIIDRVLHLEDERPTPVQLLRLLVLRADVARRLGDEETATTALTEAVAVQLTAEERESVRDDLERLEELRD from the coding sequence ATGACTGAGAAAACCATTCCGATCCTGCCGTGCCGGACCCTTCAGCCCGTTCTCGACTTCTACACCGCCCTCGGGTTCGAGGTGACGTTCCAGCAGAAGAGCCCCAACCCGTACGCGGTCGTGGAGCGCGGCGGCATCGAGCTCCAGTTCTTCGGCATGAAGCAGTACGAGCCGGCTGAGTCCTTCAGTACGTGCTACGTCCTCACCGATGACGTCGACGGACTGCATGCCGCCTTCCGGACGGGGCTCAAGGCGGCGTACGGGAGGATCCCCACCCGAGGGCTGCCGCGTATCGGGCCGCTCAAGGACATGTCGTACGGCGTGCGGCAGTTCCTCATGACCGATCCGGGCGGCAACTGCATCCGCATCGGGCAGCCGACGAGCGAGGACCAGCACCACCGGCCCGCCCCCGAGGAGACCTTCGCCCGCGCCCTCCACCATGCCTCCCTCTTCGCGCACTCGAAGGACGACCTGGCGGGCGCCGCGAAGATCATCGACCGGGTGCTTCACCTGGAGGACGAGCGGCCCACGCCCGTACAACTGCTGCGCCTCCTCGTGCTGCGAGCGGACGTCGCCAGGCGCCTCGGTGACGAAGAGACCGCGACGACGGCGCTCACCGAGGCCGTCGCGGTCCAACTCACCGCCGAGGAACGGGAGTCGGTTCGCGACGACCTCGAGCGCCTTGAAGAGCTGCGCGACTGA
- a CDS encoding GDSL-type esterase/lipase family protein, whose product MNTEHDWITTPVTAGLLRGALDVERTEHGVLPHRLPAWARAQNTDAQLAMAESQPSGVRLVFRTRATAVELDTLPTKRAYVGAPPRPDGVYDLIVDGRPAGQASVTGGNTVIIDMTAGTAEMQPGPPGTVRFTGLPERDKDVEIWLPHNETTEVLALRTDAPVEPARDSGRRVWLHHGSSISHGSDAASPTTTWPALAAGLGGVELINLGLGGGALLDPFTARTMRDTPADLISVKIGINLVNADLMRLRAFGPAVHGFLDTLREGHPTVPLLVVSPILCPIHEDTPGPAFPDFSEISEGRLRFAALGDPAERASGKLTLRVIREELARIVAQRSADDPNLHYLDGRELYGETDYAELPLPDELHPDAATHRRMGERFAARAFTADGPFADDGS is encoded by the coding sequence ATGAACACCGAGCACGACTGGATCACCACGCCCGTCACCGCCGGCCTCCTGCGCGGCGCCCTCGACGTGGAGCGCACCGAACACGGAGTACTGCCGCACCGGCTGCCCGCGTGGGCCCGTGCCCAGAACACCGACGCCCAGCTGGCCATGGCTGAGTCCCAGCCCTCCGGCGTACGGCTGGTCTTCCGTACCCGCGCCACCGCGGTCGAGCTGGACACGCTGCCCACCAAGCGGGCCTACGTGGGCGCGCCGCCCCGCCCGGACGGGGTGTACGACCTGATCGTCGACGGCCGCCCGGCCGGACAGGCAAGCGTTACGGGCGGCAACACCGTGATCATCGACATGACCGCGGGCACCGCCGAGATGCAGCCCGGCCCACCCGGAACCGTCCGCTTCACCGGTCTGCCCGAGCGTGACAAGGACGTCGAGATCTGGCTGCCGCACAACGAGACCACCGAAGTCCTGGCCCTGCGCACCGACGCCCCGGTCGAGCCCGCGCGGGATTCGGGCCGCAGGGTGTGGCTCCACCACGGCAGCTCCATCAGCCACGGTTCCGACGCGGCCAGTCCCACCACGACCTGGCCCGCCCTGGCCGCCGGCCTCGGTGGCGTGGAGCTGATCAACCTGGGCCTGGGTGGCGGCGCCCTGCTCGACCCGTTCACCGCACGCACCATGCGCGACACCCCCGCCGACCTGATCAGCGTCAAGATCGGCATCAACCTGGTCAACGCCGACCTGATGCGCCTGCGCGCCTTCGGTCCCGCGGTCCACGGCTTCCTCGACACCCTCCGCGAGGGCCACCCGACCGTGCCCCTGCTGGTCGTCTCGCCCATCCTGTGCCCCATCCACGAGGACACGCCGGGCCCCGCGTTCCCCGACTTCAGCGAGATCAGCGAGGGGCGGCTGCGGTTCGCGGCCCTGGGCGATCCGGCGGAACGCGCGAGCGGGAAGCTGACGCTGCGCGTGATCCGCGAGGAGCTGGCCCGCATCGTGGCGCAACGGTCGGCGGACGACCCGAACCTGCACTACCTCGACGGCCGCGAACTCTACGGCGAGACCGACTACGCCGAACTGCCGCTCCCCGACGAGCTCCACCCGGACGCCGCCACCCACCGCCGCATGGGCGAACGCTTCGCCGCACGCGCCTTCACCGCCGACGGCCCCTTCGCTGACGACGGCTCCTGA
- a CDS encoding TetR/AcrR family transcriptional regulator, which produces MARVGLTTERLIRAGADLADEVGFDQVTVSELARRFDVKVASLYSHVKNSQDLKTRIALFALEELADLSADAVAGRAGKDALTAFANVYRDYAHEYPGRAAAARMRLDPETAAASAGVRHARMTRAILRGYDLAEPDETHAVRLLGSVFHGYASLEGAGGFSHSAPDSEESWARVLDALDTLLRNWPARPTS; this is translated from the coding sequence ATGGCACGAGTGGGGCTGACGACAGAACGCCTGATCCGGGCAGGCGCGGACCTGGCCGACGAGGTCGGCTTCGATCAGGTGACCGTCTCCGAGCTCGCCCGTCGGTTCGACGTCAAGGTCGCGAGTCTGTACTCGCACGTGAAGAACTCCCAGGACCTCAAGACCCGGATCGCCCTGTTCGCGCTGGAGGAACTGGCCGACCTGTCCGCCGACGCGGTCGCCGGGCGGGCCGGCAAGGACGCCCTGACTGCGTTCGCGAACGTCTACCGCGACTACGCCCACGAGTACCCCGGCCGGGCCGCGGCCGCCCGGATGCGGCTCGACCCCGAGACGGCGGCCGCCAGTGCCGGGGTCCGGCATGCCCGGATGACGCGGGCGATCCTGCGCGGCTACGACCTGGCGGAACCCGACGAGACCCACGCCGTACGGCTGCTGGGCAGCGTCTTCCACGGCTACGCGAGCCTCGAAGGCGCGGGCGGTTTCAGCCACAGCGCCCCCGACAGCGAGGAGTCCTGGGCGCGGGTCCTGGACGCCCTCGACACCCTGCTGCGCAACTGGCCCGCCCGCCCCACCTCTTGA
- a CDS encoding DUF6010 family protein, translated as MLVIAPICIGVLYALLMSLIREPHRRRFNAVMVAGAGAAYLGTGGLGGWEFAFTALVTYVAFRGLDSWTFIGIGWLLHTVWDVIHHIKGSPLIPFLHDSSLGCAICDPVIALWCLSGGLSPRELLRRGRPAVVQDQAV; from the coding sequence ATGCTCGTCATCGCACCGATCTGCATCGGCGTCCTGTACGCCCTGCTCATGTCCCTCATCCGCGAACCCCACCGGCGCCGCTTCAACGCGGTCATGGTCGCCGGAGCCGGTGCCGCCTACCTCGGGACCGGGGGTCTGGGCGGGTGGGAGTTCGCCTTCACCGCGCTCGTCACGTACGTCGCCTTCCGCGGCCTGGACTCGTGGACGTTCATCGGCATCGGCTGGCTGCTGCACACGGTGTGGGACGTCATCCACCACATCAAGGGCAGCCCTCTGATCCCCTTCCTGCACGATTCGTCGCTGGGGTGCGCCATCTGCGACCCCGTCATCGCGCTGTGGTGCCTGTCCGGCGGGCTGTCGCCGCGCGAGCTCCTCCGCCGGGGAAGGCCCGCGGTCGTCCAGGACCAGGCAGTGTGA
- a CDS encoding lipoprotein, which translates to MQVRAGIAGRGAVYVALLAGVLTGCSEGAPEEPEDKRPSASASADGTVATKGGTIGAKGSSCELPVTFDIAEEWTAETVDVGPAGDVAEELLRQGPVAVTCEIDAKPAGNIGYLRVWTGEPAKGDARAVLQAFVEAQAGASKETYRTFKTGGLDGVEVEYLYTSELLDETKKERALAVVTSDGPVVVHLGGLDTEEHEEMLPAYQLAKRTLRGN; encoded by the coding sequence ATGCAGGTCAGGGCGGGGATCGCGGGGCGTGGTGCGGTGTATGTGGCGTTGCTGGCGGGGGTGCTGACGGGGTGTTCGGAGGGCGCGCCGGAGGAGCCGGAGGACAAGCGGCCCTCGGCGTCGGCGAGCGCCGACGGGACGGTTGCCACCAAGGGGGGCACCATCGGCGCGAAAGGATCCTCCTGCGAGCTCCCGGTCACCTTCGACATCGCCGAGGAGTGGACGGCCGAGACCGTGGACGTCGGTCCTGCCGGGGACGTCGCCGAGGAGCTTCTCCGTCAGGGCCCGGTCGCCGTCACCTGCGAGATCGACGCCAAGCCCGCGGGGAACATCGGCTACCTGCGCGTCTGGACCGGCGAACCGGCCAAGGGCGACGCGCGCGCCGTCCTGCAAGCATTCGTCGAGGCCCAAGCCGGCGCGAGCAAGGAGACGTACCGGACGTTCAAGACGGGCGGTCTCGACGGCGTCGAGGTGGAGTACCTCTACACCAGCGAACTCCTGGACGAAACGAAGAAGGAGCGGGCCCTGGCCGTCGTCACATCCGACGGACCGGTCGTCGTGCATCTCGGAGGCCTGGACACCGAGGAACACGAGGAGATGCTCCCGGCGTATCAGCTCGCCAAGCGGACCCTGCGCGGCAACTGA